A stretch of the Gossypium hirsutum isolate 1008001.06 chromosome D07, Gossypium_hirsutum_v2.1, whole genome shotgun sequence genome encodes the following:
- the LOC107955730 gene encoding glycine-rich cell wall structural protein, with the protein MGSISKSFLLLALLAAVVLLISSEVAARDLAETTTENNNGEVATETTQAELEDGRGGYNGRGHGGKGGYGGGHGGYGGGGHGGYGGGHGGYGGGGHGGHGGHGGGYKGGCAYGCCRSDHHGRGCQRCCSYAGEAVEVETHA; encoded by the exons atGGGTTCCATTTCCAAGAGTTTCCTTCTCCTTGCTCTTTTAGCTGCTGTTGTTCTTCTCATTTCTTCGGAAGTGGCAGCTCGAGATCTTGCTGAAACTACCACTGAAAACAATAATG GTGAGGTGGCTACCGAAACAACCCAGGCTGAGCTAGAAGATGGACGCGGAGGTTATAATGGAAGAGGACACGGAGGGAAAGGAGGGTATGGAGGTGGGCACGGAGGGTATGGTGGTGGTGGCCACGGAGGGTATGGTGGTGGCCACGGAGGATACGGTGGTGGTGGCCACGGCGGTCACGGTGGACATGGAGGAGGTTATAAAGGAGGCTGCGCCTATGGCTGCTGTCGTTCAGATCATCACGGAAGAGGCTGCCAAAGGTGCTGCTCTTATGCTGGCGAGGCTGTCGAAGTTGAAACTCACGCCTAA